One segment of Clarias gariepinus isolate MV-2021 ecotype Netherlands chromosome 6, CGAR_prim_01v2, whole genome shotgun sequence DNA contains the following:
- the brinp3a.2 gene encoding BMP/retinoic acid-inducible neural-specific protein 3a.2 produces MALWELLLSLSFHCWLASCASLTEEGPAGPLDWLLSDKGPFHHSQEYTDFVERNRQGFSTRYKIYREFGRWKVNNLAVERRDFLDSPLPLTPEFVRNIRLLGRRPSAKLITDNLIKKYGTHFLLSATLGGEEALTIFVDKRKLSKKAEVSDYTSNSTAVTLEALHQLAASYFIDRESTLRKLHHLQIASTAIKVTETRTGPLGCSNYDNLDSVSSVLVQSPENKVHLQGLQVILPDYLRHTFVQAALGYIACNGEGDFVCRDSDCWCKCDPKYPECNCPYMDIQAMQESLLRISESWEFLYREFKESDEFKAFLTRLPQNFYLNTSAIHHLWLLDGMFQRRYEMLESSMKGLFKRAQRVVYKLFSLSKRCQKQPLINLPREWPRSYWLNYFQSLLYCSENNQLGFFSEELHTCICTYDQYSCQAPTPCSVGEGLACASCASDNYTRCGSCNPGYMLSQGSCRPMVADSTDNYLGFETDLQDLELRYLLQRADRRLEVHAIFISNDMRLNSWFDPSWRKRMLLTLKSNKYKSNLVHMLLGISLQICLTKNSTLEPSLTLFINPFGGSHSESWLIPINENKFPNWQSTKLDLPLECFNWTLTLGNKWKTFFETIHIYLRSHIKTSGSTANESVYLEPLEMTDPSRNLGYMKINSIQVFGYSMHFNPEAIRDLILQLDYPYTQGSQDSALMQLLEIRDRVNRLSPPGQQPLDLFSCLLRHRLKLTVNEVVRIHSSLQAFSARLPNPLDYETTKLCS; encoded by the exons GGAGTTCGGGCGCTGGAAAGTGAACAACCTGGCTGTGGAGCGGAGGGATTTCCTGGACTCCCCCTTACCTCTCACGCCTGAGTTTGTCCGCAACATCCGACTGCTCGGACGAAGACCCTCCGCAAAGCTTATTACCGACaaccttattaaaaaatatgggACGCATTTCCTCCTGTCGGCAACATTAGGAG gtgaagAGGCTTTAACCATATTCGTAGATAAAAGGAAGCTTAGCAAGAAAGCAGAAGTGAGCGACTACACAAGCAACAGTACAGCGGTGACTCTGGAGGCACTTCACCAGCTGGCTGCTTCCTACTTCATAGACAGAGAGAGTACACTACGCAAACTGCACCACCTCCAGATTGCCTCCACTGCCATCAAG GTAACTGAGACAAGGACAGGCCCTTTGGGATGCAGTAACTATGACAACCTTGATTCTGTCAGTTCAGTTTTGGTTCAGAGTCCGGAAAACAAAGTCCACTTACAAG GTTTACAGGTTATTCTGCCAGACTACCTCAGACATACCTTTGTCCAGGCAGCACTTGGCTACATTGCCTGCAATGGAGAAGGTGACTTTGTGTGCCGGGACAGTGATTGCTGGTGCAAGTGTGACCCAAAGTATCCAGAATGTAATTGCCCCTACATGGATATTCAAGCCATGCAAGAGAGCCTTCTTCGAATCTCTGAATCCTGGGAATTCCTTTACAGAGAATTCAAGGAATCAG ATGAGTTCAAGGCATTCCTGACGAGGCTGCCTCAGAACTTCTACCTCAACACCTCTGCTATTCACCACTTATGGCTGCTGGATGGCATGTTTCAACGGCGCTATGAAATGCTAGAAAGCAGCATGAAAGGTCTGTTCAAGAGGGCCCAGCGTGTTGTGTATAAGCTCTTCAGTCTGAGCAAGAGGTGTCAAAAGCAGCCCCTTATCAACTTACCACGTGAATG GCCACGGTCATACTGGCTGAACTACTTTCAGTCATTACTCTACTGCTCGGAGAACAACCAGCTGGGCTTTTTCTCAGAGGAGCTGCACACCTGCATTTGCACGTATGACCAATACTCATGCCAGGCACCCACTCCATGTTCTGTAGGTGAGGGTTTAGCTTGTGCATCCTGCGCCAGTGACAACTATACTCGCTGTGGTAGCTGCAACCCTGGCTACATGTTAAGTCAAGGATCATGTCGGCCTATGGTGGCTGATTCCACTGACAACTATCTGGGCTTTGAGACTGACTTGCAGGATCTGGAGCTGCGGTACCTCTTGCAAAGGGCGGACCGCCGCCTGGAAGTTCATGCTATCTTTATTAGCAATGATATGCGCCTCAACAGCTGGTTTGATCCTTCATGGAGGAAGAGAATGCTACTCACACTAAAGAGCAACAAATACAAATCAAACTTGGTGCACATGCTTCTGGGGATCTCCCTCCAGATTTGCCTTACTAAGAACAGCACCCTGGAACCTTCCCTAACACTTTTCATCAACCCCTTTGGTGGAAGCCACtcagagagttggttgatacctataaatgaaaacaaatttcCAAATTGGCAGTCTACTAAGCTAGACCTTCCTCTTGAGTGTTTTAACTGGACCCTGACTCTGGGTAACAAGTGGAAGACCTTCTTCGAGACAATTCACATTTATCTGAGGAGCCACATTAAAACATCAGGTTCTACTGCCAACGAAAGTGTTTACTTGGAACCTTTAGAAATGACAGACCCTTCCAGAAACTTGGGGTACATGAAAATCAACAGCATACAAGTTTTTGGTTACAGTATGCATTTCAACCCAGAGGCAATCCGGGACTTGATTCTCCAGCTGGACTATCCATACACACAGGGCTCACAAGATTCTGCCCTGATGCAGCTTCTAGAGATCCGAGATCGCGTTAACCGACTGTCTCCACCAGGCCAGCAGCCTCTGGACCTATTCTCCTGCTTACTGCGCCATCGGCTCAAACTCACAGTCAATGAGGTGGTGCGCATTCACTCTTCTCTCCAGGCCTTCAGTGCTCGACTCCCAAACCCTCTTGATTATGAGACAACCAAACTTTGTAGCTAA